Genomic DNA from Manihot esculenta cultivar AM560-2 chromosome 15, M.esculenta_v8, whole genome shotgun sequence:
CAATTAACTTTTTAGGTAAAATTTAAGGATCAAATTATATATTCTGACCTTTTTTAATTATCTTTGATTTCCAAGTGTTTAGCTTACATTATGAAAATTATCTCATAAGCACTTGCttataaactttaaatttaaatctaagtaattatatatttgattaaaataGTTATAAGTGGTTAATAAGTAGCTTATAAgtacatatttattattaaaattactaaaaagatattaaataagggtaatataataatttgattGATTAAACTAGCTTATTACATTTAGTACTTGTAAGCATCAAAATGAAAAACTAGTCACCCATCTTATTTTTTAGCCTATAAGCTGAATTTGTAAGctaataaaatgttataaacAAACATGTCACTTATTTCTAGAGCTTATACGATTGGCCAACTTATAAGCTGAGACAAACACCCCTTCGGTTTGTTTTCGGGTACTTTGATTCATGTTTTAATTTTGTGATtcacattaaaataaatattggtAAGTTTAATCGGGTTTGGATGGATTCAGGTAGTATAGGGTAATGATAAACAGATTTAGGACAATGATAAACGGGTTTGGATGTGTTGAATCCCGCGTCGGTCGGTTGTGGAAAGAGATAACGTGCCCTTTATATGGGTCATAGGCACTCGCCTCCTTGAGCTATCTTTCGGATGAGTTAGGTCTGGtccaaatttaatatggtatcagagcgtcCCAACTGAAATTGGAcctcccataaatatgtcacgcacaTGCACAGTAAAATTCTGGGTgtgaggggtgtgttgaatctcacatcggttgtggacAGGGATAACGGGCCCTTATATGGGTTATAAGCACTCCTCTTCCTTGACCTAGCTTtttgggtgagttaggcctgacccgaATTAATGGATGGATATGGACTGATCAAATTTTTAAACGGTATATGTGAATGGGTCCGCTTGCGTATCAACATTTAGTGGGTGCTCTGCCCGGCACCACTCTCTTTCTCGCTAGTTTTGAACACGTATAGAtgtgatttatttacttggttgatattttcatttccttttctttcGTGTCTGTTTTCTGTTTTCTGTTTTCTGTTTTCTTTTGGTGTTGTTGCTTGCTTTGGTGGTCAGTCATTTGATAGATTCTTGCTatttgttttgatatgttcTTTTTAGTTGATATCCAATTTTCTTATTTCAGTACTATGTAAGCTATGATTCCTAGTTttcacattttaatatttttccatTTGATGTCTCCTAGAATATGTTTCTATGAGATGTGGAAGAGGTATCATATGTCCCCACAAGTCCACATGATTTTTGGTGCACTTTGTGCTTTGAATTTGATGTAATGTATTGGAAATTTTTTGATTTAGAGGTTGATACTTGTTAGAAGAACAGTAAGTTCCTCTTGTATATCTAATTGAATGACAATAAGAAAGAAAAGTAGATCCTTTTTCCCCAATgaggtctttttcatttttgttgtaATTAATGTGCTTCTTTGACAATATTATGATGTTGGCATCTGTAAGTGCAGTTCAATTGCCGTTGAATTGAAGTAGAAAATGTTGGTGACTGGAGTTACCATTTCTCCTTCGAATTATCTGCTTCCTCAATTTTCAGCTGCTGTGAATTTTGCTGCCCCAAGTTTATCTTCTGCTACCCCAAGTTTATCTTTTGCTACCAATCTCATTGAAAAATCAAACACCCTTAGAACTGGAAGATTTGACTTCTCTGCATCTAAGAAACGCTCGAAGGTTTGTACTTATGTGCTTGAGTCAAATTGGGCCTCAGCCTCAGCAACATTCCGCGGAGTTTGGGAAGATCCTCATGATGGCAGTGACAGTGATTAtgatgaagaagatgaagaagggGAAGAAAATGACATGCATTATGAGAGTGATTGGGAAGAACAAACAAATACATCTCGTACTAGCACAGTTGATAATTCCACAGAGAATAATTATGAGGAGGATCTTTTGAAAGGTGTTCCTTTATATTTTGATCCTTCTATTATCTTATTTTCTCCTTTTTCTACTTGTAAAGGATGGAAGAAAAATTACCATTAatttaagttgagtttatgaTATCGCATTCTTCAACTCTAGTGTCAATACAGTCACATTAATTTGGTTGGCTGGAGTTCTTTTGACGTTAAATTCTTTTACAATCACTTTTGTTACAAGTTGATAATTGATACTAACTTGAATCTTTAACTATGAATCGGAGAAAAGGGAGGATATGTCAGCGTGCCCATTGATGCTCAAAGATGACACATGGTTGTTGATTATCTGACCTGATAGTTGCATGGCAGCTGGATAGGATGATGTCCCTAAAGTCTATTTGCCCATCTTGTGCAAAAGTATTATCTAATTCTTCTTGTGGGCTAAATCAAACCTTTTGTTTTGAGCTCTTCTAATTCAGAATTTCTTAAAGTTAATTAGAAAATGAATACCAAAAAACAAAGCAGTGTGGTGTTGGTTGGAATTCCACAATGAAGTGGAATAAGTTAGCATGTGTTCAGTTTCTGCATTGAAATGGATAAGCTGTTCCACCTATTTTTACTGTTAGCCCTTCTCATATGTATGATTGTTCAGTGCTCACCCACCAGAGTAGTAATGTTTTTTTGGGTTTTGTGTGCAGAGGTTGAGCAGCTCCTAGGGCTAGAAGAAAGAGCAATTTTACAACAGAATGCAACTTATAATCTGGACAAGATTTCAACAGTTAGTTTTCAGAACTATAGGCTGCTCCTTTATCCCTATTATGAAACCACATTTGATCATCCATTGGTGTATTATAATGTTGTCTTTCTTGCTGGATTGCACTTTCATTTTGCATTTTGCAATTTTTACTATGAGTTtaacatttattaaaaatcagcATAGCTAGTTCATTGGCTGTGCAAAAGGCATATAACACAGTTTTTGGACCTATCAAGTGCTTATTTTCTTGATTACTATGTTCACGTAACTTCCTTGTCCAGGCAAAATGGAAGCCACTCCAGACCCTTGCACTATCAGGACAAATACACTCTATGGACAAGCTATTAGAAGATGGACTTGGCATTGATAGCATTGATAAGGTGAATTTATCACAAGTAAAATCCATTTTATATCTTATATTTGCTCTGTTTTTCATCTGAGCAGtcaatatttaattgaaatgaTCATATAGGATGGTCTCACCGCCCTGCATAAAGCAATTATCGGTAAAAAGGAATCTGTAATTAGTCATCTTTTAAGAAAAGGTGCTAGCCCTCATATCAGGGATCCGGTGAGGATAACATTTCAGATAACAAactcctttcttctttcttctcctttttctttcttgGTTAATCTAAGTGCTTGTCCATTTTAACAGGATGGTGCTAGTCCTCTGCACTATGCAGTTCAAATTGGTGCTATGCAAACTgtgaaattattgataaaatacaATGTTGATGTCAATGTTGCAGATAATGTAAGTATTGATATAAAACTGTCCTGGCCTCTTCCTTCTGCTGCTATGTTTAGTTTCAAACATTTCCTTGAACATTTCTTACAGGAAGGTTGGACTGCATTGCACGTTGCAGTGCAAAGTAGAAACAGAGATATAGTTAAGGTTTTGTTAGTGAATGGAGCAGATAAGAACAGGCGAAATAAGGTAACACTTATAACCGTGCACTTGCTTTGGCATCATAGTTGGGAAACTAATATTGTTGACGCTGCATATTCAGGATGGAATGACACCCCTGGATCTTTGCTTGTGTTATGGCAAGGACTTCAAGTCGTATGACCTTGctaagttagtgaagattgtacCAGTTAACAGAGATCTTTGATTGGCATGAGCATTCCACAACTTTAAGATCAAATGGACAGTCAAACGTTCATTTGAAACTGTGCCCTGTGTTTCAGAGTGCATGGAACAATCTTTGACCATACTGTTTCTGATGAACTTGTCAGCTCTTGTAAATGAGAACTTTTGGTCCACAACTTGCTCTGCACCATTCAAACCTGATGAGTCTCTCGGTGACCCAAGTTTTGCAGTTCACTGGCTATACAATCCTTTGGAAGATGTGTAATTTTGCTTGTCAGTTACATGACTCATACAGGCCTTTCGAATGGTTGATGCCGCTAGTCATTTGTTAATTTGTCGATGATGGGGATTGCTGGGTGTAGTACATATAAGTAGGATTGTGCTTGTAGGTCATGGCAGCTGAAATATAGTAGGCTGGAGGTTCAGTGATGTTAGATGAACCTTTATTTTTTTGCTAATCACATTTTGGCATGTGAAGCACTGTTGAATCCCAGAAAATTACTGTTGTTGCAAGGCATGGCTTCTGGTAAATTCCGAGTACAAGTTTAATTAAACAGAAGCTACAATTCATTGTCACAAGAATGACTTGTTAGATCTATAGTTTAGCAACTGCAGACATTTGTAACTTGTTTCTCTAATAATGTTTTGCAAACATAATCTGGAGCATGTTACGgtgaaattaaataacaaattacTTCAGGAAGAAAAGCTGGAGATTGGTTGGCTGAGGATCTTAACAAGGGGAAATTGGATTTCTCATTACATGGCTGGTggtaacataaaaatttaatattttaattaacgtaaaaattttaaaaatatatagaaataataaataattttaaaattgaaaaaaatgaattttattaataaaaataatattttattattaaaaatatattatattaaattaaaaatttatttagctcttaaataaaaatataaaaaattaattgaaaaaaaat
This window encodes:
- the LOC110607914 gene encoding ankyrin repeat domain-containing protein EMB506, chloroplastic, producing the protein MLVTGVTISPSNYLLPQFSAAVNFAAPSLSSATPSLSFATNLIEKSNTLRTGRFDFSASKKRSKVCTYVLESNWASASATFRGVWEDPHDGSDSDYDEEDEEGEENDMHYESDWEEQTNTSRTSTVDNSTENNYEEDLLKEVEQLLGLEERAILQQNATYNLDKISTAKWKPLQTLALSGQIHSMDKLLEDGLGIDSIDKDGLTALHKAIIGKKESVISHLLRKGASPHIRDPDGASPLHYAVQIGAMQTVKLLIKYNVDVNVADNEGWTALHVAVQSRNRDIVKVLLVNGADKNRRNKDGMTPLDLCLCYGKDFKSYDLAKLVKIVPVNRDL